CAATTTGGCTTTTTAAGTGCCATGATGAAAGtggcatttcttttaaaaactcagCAATATACATGCACTTAACCCTAGGCACACTGCTCAATGTACTCAAAAAGAGGCCCAGGAATTCTCCAAAGTATACAGTTACAATTTCTTTCTATTTGAACTATGAGATTTCTCTGCAAGTGCTTAATAATGTACATCAGCTATCATTTTTAAGTCAAAATCAGTTTACATACATACTTAGTAGAGAATTCAAGGAACATATTAACAGaaaatttctcctctctctgtctccaggtTATACTACCCCCTTCCTTTTTAAGAACATGGGCTCTATATTTTCCTCTGAATGTAACACAACTAAAGTAGAAGACTTTTAGAAGGTAGTACAaagtagtggaaagaacagtgaactagaaatcaaaagacctggggtTCAAGTTGTAGCCCTATCACTAAATAGGTAAGTAGTTATGAGCATAACCCTTAATCTCTggatttcttatctgtaaaacaagcagTTTGGCCTTTTCTTGGTCTAACACTCTATGATTCCTGGAAAATATTCAAGTGCTAAAGAAATCAGCTGCTATTGTTATACAGCACTGCTACAAGGTGATAAAACTAACACTTGTTTATCATGCTAGAGGCAGCCAAGTAGTGCAGTGGAGAGTGCTGGGTCTTGagtctggaaaaacaaaattcaaattctacttcagatatttcctaggtgtgtgaccctgggcaattcacttttcctgtttgcctcagtttcaccaaccacaaaatgaggataatagcacctacctcacaggattatttgtgaggatcaaatcagatatttaataaatgattatttccttaATACtgtgttttatcatttttactgCACATATTACTGGGGTTTATGGTATGTGATTTGGCCAGCAAAAATCTGTATAATTTTGCACCACTTAATATTGGCATTTAGTAGATATCTAACTTAGAAAGAATAACTGGACAATCAACAACAGTAGATATATTCTCATAAATAAAATTCTAAgcaaatggaaacaaaaacacTTCATCTATACCATTTgatattccttctcttcttctgtcATCTCTGGTTCACTCTGCTCTTCTTGAGGAACTGGAGATGGGCTTCTAGTCATTTTTCCACTGCTTGCTGCCTCAATATTTtcagcatcatcatcatcttcatcactatCCTATAAAATGAATAGTACATGTATGATAAATTATCTACTTACAGATCATCAAACTCATCCCAAACAGCAGAACAAGCAACCAATGACAccaggagggtgatatcttgacttgcaagtgaattggatttaagtgaggcaggagtGTGCGGAGGTATTAggcccactctctcctccagattcATCTTGCCTTGGAAACTATGGGATCTTTAGATATAAGGGGACAGCTACATTCAAAGCCTAAAATCTTTTTTAGTTTATCAGGATCATTTTTTTTAAGCATATGACTAGCAAATGTGTAAGAAGTGTATTCCTTATCTGCTACCAATAATAAAAGTCCATCACTAGAGTAGCCTCAAATTTTCATCATGGGGATACAGACAGTATGATAATTAAGAAATCTCTCTGGCTGCAGGTTACTACTTCAACTCCTACCTACAATATTTTTTAAGTGGAATGAAGGGTCATTGATTACATGGCCGAGACTTTAATAGTAcaatatattagtaacaaaatcTCATCCAAAATATCACATATGACAGactcataaatttttttaaagtaacatgaCTTATTTTCAATGTTCATAGTTATCCTACAGTATCAAGACATGTTTATTAGACATTTTCAACATCCTGATTAAGCAATCTTTCTGAAATGatgtattcttttccttttaccctTTAATTCCAAAATTAAATTAATCAAAAAGTATTGAACCAGCTATTTTACTAGGCACTGTGTTGGACACAAAACAATGAAACAGAAGAGTGATGATATTGTCCTGCCACTCCATTGCACCTCAGCCTCCACCAGGGACAGCAACTCTCCAGACTCAGAGACCAAGCCTCAACCGGGTAACAAATTAATCACTCAGCTTTGGTACTTTGCTCTGGAGATCTTATCCTGATCACTGAGTCGGCAAGTGAAAATTCATCTTTCTTACATTTAGCTAGTCCCATTTCATGCCTCACATTCCAGCCAGGCTTTCATCAGATAGGAAGGCAGCCATTCATCAAGGCAGCCTACGCATCTTGCCATCTACCCTGGATAACTCACGTATATTTTACTGTCCCTCTACCTCACATATACTCTACTGCCCCTTCCGCACTTTCCCCCTCAAGtactggaagagaaatgaaatcaaCGCCAACAGTAAAAATTTGACAAATTTACCTGCTCCCAGAAGATCCCTATGATATCCTCTGACCAAAACTCCCTTACCCAGCCTCAACTCAAGTACTCTATCCCCACCTCCTATCCCTTTCACTTCAGTTTCTCCACCCACAGTAGAATCTAAGATTTCTTGAAGGCATGGAACTTCTAAATGTTCACCTTCAATGCCTAATACATGGCAATTAAGAAATGCTTGATCATTTATTCATGATTCTGTGTTATGCCCTAAATATATTTCCCAAACTGAACAGTTTGCTTTTCAATGTAttaagatatataaataaaacaagatTTTTGTGGTGTTGGGGTTATGaaactattttttatttaactaaaAGTCAGACTTTACTTACAAATTTGCTTCTCTGAGGCAAACGAGGACCATCCCCTCCTTCAGCTTCTTcagatgactttttttcttttttagataacTGTGAACGTTGctgttccattctctctttttccaatttcttttgtttttcacgCTCCATCTTTTCAAGACCTTCACGAATCCAAGCTGGAAGAGTTCTGCGTTTTACTGCATCTGCATCACATGGGAAAATTTTTACAATTCTATCAACTgaaataaaactcaaaatttttgaaCTCAATTTTGTGGCTGATTATCTCTCTTCTTTAAATGCCTCCCCCAACCAgtccccaggaaaaaaaaaaaaaaaggaaaaataactaatTGAAACAGATTTTTGTTGGACTGGAATTTTTGTGATAAACTATCTTTGTTaggacagaacaaaaacaataataaaaaagctTTGTAAGacactttatattttttcctaaaataaaacatttgaatTAGGCAAGAATTTTAGGTTAAAATAAGAATAGGCTTCGCAGCTATTCGATGAGAAAtttactagactataagctccatcAGGGCAAAGATGGTGATTTACCTAAATTCCTTAGGTGTTTCAGGGCCTACCACAATACTCTGCACATACTAAATACTTGATAATTGCTTATGGAATTGAAGTCTCAAAGTCAATTAGGCAGAATACATGCCTCAACCATAGGAAAATACCACTGAAATACTTCAGCAAGCGGATCAATAAGAGTACGGAACTATGACTTTAAAGTACCAATGGTTAAGTGTGCTTCCTGCCTCCTGATAGAGATGTGGTGAGTTCTCAGTACAAAAGGAGACATTTTCAGACAAAATCAACAGggttgatttcttttgtttggttCTACTTATTTACTCCAATtcttgggagaggagaggatatGTAATCACTGGAAAATGACAGTGATATAAAAAGGGGGgcatcaagaaacatttaaaaacaaaataaatgaatgcatgGGTCATATAATAAAGttaacattttaaagatgaatagtCCTCAAGTGTCTACTATATTAAGAGTAGACTAAAATTTTACTATCATTAAATATCTGTTCTTTTTTTGCTTCCCAAATGCAAATTACTATTTGAAATATTAGGTTACTATATTAATTCAATATAAAGATTTATGACCTGTCAACAGTAGAAAATATCAGTTATAAGCTTTAAgttaatattttttcagttatttgcaTGATAAACACCCAACCATCAGCAACATATTAAGATATTTTATAACTGTTTTAAATTAGTACTTGACCATGATGAAGACAGTCTAGAATTTTTAGGGATTTGTTTCATTTAAATTATCTTAGCTTTAAAGTAGAATACTGTCAACTTTATTACTCTTTGCTCCTTTATTTTCTAGTATATGATGCATGCTAAAATTAATCAACCAATAATCCAGGCATTAATTGAACTAAATACTGAGAATAAATTactgagaaaaaagaatgaaaataggtcttgccctcaagaagcttaaagtCTACTGaaggaaacatgtacaaatgtaaataaaacagaaaatacatatgaattaaatgaaaggatggaaagaaaggcatTTGCAGTTGGAGACTGAAGAGAAGCTTCAAGTATAACATGGCATTTGAATTCATCTTTGAAGGACTCTAGGGATTATAAAATGTGAAATTCAACAGGATTACATGGTAATCTTATAATGTACTCCTTGGGTGACCCCATTACAATCTTATATTCTAGCCATGGGGTCAGCCTATGAAAAGGTGCAAACATATAAGATGGAATGTCATACTAATGTACCATATACCTGGTAGGCTGCAGTCAGACTAAGAAGGACTTGTAAATGACAACAAAAGATTCTACAGACCACTGGATAGTGGCAGCTACTAGAGCTTTCTGAGTAAGAAAGCAACATGAATAAGCATGTGCTCTTTAGGAATATCATGCTGACAGTTGTGTAGAAATATGAgttggagagacttgaggcaaagagattaattaggaggctatttcaatagtcaaGAGGAAAGATAAGGACCTGATTAGAGTAGTGGCTACATGAACAGACAGAAGGGGACAGATGTTGTGGAGACAAAATGAGTATGacttggcaactgaatggatatgtgttgtgaaagaaagtgAAGATCTGAAGACAACTCTGAATTTCCAAACTTAGGTTGTGTAGAGAGTAATTCCTTCTAAAGAAGTAAGTAAGGAATAAGGATAGGTTGGGAGAagcagggaaaaaaaacaagttctattttagacatactgagtttgagatgtttaagGCTATATTATATATGCTTAATTATCTCTAAGTATATGTGTGAGTTCATGTATACACATGGGAGTTGATACAAATACAGAGTATGTACACAGGATAAAGCAATAATGTGCATTCAGAATTGACAAGCAAGGCACAAAGAACTTAGCAAataagactgagaaggaacagtcaggaACAGGTAGgaaaagaagcaagagagaaTGCAAATAGAAAGGTGGTCAGTGGTGTACAAAGGCTATATAATGGTCCTgaaggataaggattgagaaaagatgaCTTGGCAAATTAAGAGATCACAGGTAAATttagagtagtttcagttgagcGATAAAAGCAGGATATtgagaaatgagaggagagaaagcagaCACAAGAATATAAAGAACTTTCTAAGAGTTTGGGAAGGAAATGggagatgtgagagggaaaagagagaaagagagagagacagagagaagacataAAGGAAAGAACCAGTAAAGAAAGATTAAAGATtagaaagagaaagcaagagagagtgATTTACAGGGGCAGGAGAGACAAGAGAGTGACCTCAAAGGTCTAAGTAGAGGTATTAGTGTTGGTAAGAAGAAGCATTGCCCTCTGGAGAAATTGAGGGATGATAAATGGTTTTGAGATATGACAGGTGCATAAGAACAGGGAAAGACCTTGGTTTCATTGGTATAATGAACTCCttgaatgaggaaactccctttactaatGCAGAACAGCTTTTCTTCACAACTTATGATCAGAGCAGTAAGAGGTTGACAGCTAactgtcagaggcaagacttcaCTCTAGGTGATTTCTAGTTCTGAGGccaactttctatccactgtgtcacactACCACTAAAGTACTAGGGAAAGGGAGGGTGaagggtggaggggtgggggcaAACCACTAAAAGcaaagcttaaaaataaaaattagccaAAACTTTTATGATATCCATAGCAAAACTCAACAGAACTCATACTTTGCACGAGGAGGAAATCAGGCTGATTATAGTGCACTAAATAAAGTTAATATCTACCAATTTGTGGAGGTTCCTGCTTCACAGGTAATGCTATGGGTGAACGCTGGCGATCCCTGAATGATGGCCTCTCTCTTCGACTCTGGGGAGGTGCTGGAGGTCCTGGTGGTCCTGGTTGCCAATAAGGAGGATGAAATCCACCTTGTGGTGGACCAAAAGCAGCCCCATGCTGAAAGAGTATGgcagtttatttttcttcacattaATACTATACATTCTCTGGGACACACACGTGTTATGAACTGGGACAGTAGAAATCCATGCGTGCAGCAAATCCATGAATTCCAAGGTACTAGTGTCCACCGATTTTTCTGTAGCCTTTAGAGCCTAAGCTTGCTTTTCTTAAGAAAGGTAAGAAGTGTTCTGCCCATCTAACTGCAAAGAGCCTTTAAACTGATACACTATTTTTCTAATAAAATGCCAGGAAAGGAATATATGACTCTTTCCCATGTCACTGAGAGATGATTTCAAAATCATTTGGATGCTAAACATTTTCTACCATCAAATAATTAAAGACCTATTCACTTTAAAGAGTAAACAGACTAAAATCTCATCATAATAGTTTTCTATTGCTGGTGAAGGTAAATAGTTGACAGTCAGTCAAAGGATTTATGCTTAGAATCACATCACCATTGctaaagatttagagctggccaggacctttgagatcatttaatctaattccttcaatttatggatgagggaactaaggtcctgagaggttaaatgacttgccaaagacCACACAAGAAATAAGCAGCAGAGCAAGAATTTGAACCCCAGGTTCCCTGAAGCTAAAGCTCTATAGTTTGTGCAGTCTATACTTCCCAGGTCTCAATTACACATGTCCCTTTTTACAGGATGCTTGCTCAGTGACTTAATGAGAAAAGGCAagataaatagaggaaaaaaaacttcttaaaaatgtTAGGTAGGTATTGAATTGGCAATTTCATATGCAAATTTACTGTGGTCATTAGGCTCCTAAGCTAGGTGATCATGCAGCTCTGTTTTCCGAAGCATGGGACTCTACAGAATAAATGTGGCTAAATGTTCAGGTTTTACTGCTAATACTTTTATGAAACAATGTTACAACTGGATACCAATTTGGAACACATAACTgacaaatgcttactgacttacTCAAATTTTTATTTACAGTATTGTCCATTATTGGAAGTCTCTAATTTAGCTTGCAAATTTTTATTCTctctaaaatttaaaatattaattgccccattttataaatttaactttttCTGAATTAGTTATCTTGAAATGACATCTCACATTAAAATTTAAGAGTAGATCAAAACAAAGTGGAGGGAAAAGTAAAGAGAATCCCAACAGATTAACACTACTACCCTCCATAGAGTTCTATGTCCCTGGTTATGAATTGGATGCTACACAGGATATTTACAATTCAATATCATGTCATAacaagatgggaaaaaaaaaaaccacaatgaTGACTAGAAAAGCTGCTGCAATTCTATGTAACACTATGAATGCATTTAGGAAGATGATCTATGTTCTTCATGTATGCTATGCATGTCTTAAGTATACaatctattttaaataaataaggtatTCAACTACTGTGTATTTTCTAAACTTTATTTAATACTTAATATGCCACtctgaaaatataaatttaagaCAAAACATCATATAGTTATTgcacttttaacatttttttccaatttctccaAGTTTTATTCTATGAAAGGCCTTTGCATCATTAAAATGTTAACTTAGGAAATCAAATCCCTTCTGAAAAGAAATTTCTAATGctttaataaacaaaaataacactattcataaaaaaaaaaaaaaatcaaacagttcTTATCTGTACAGGACTGAAAAGTGAAACACACATCTTAGGTATTCTTGATGGGATACTTCCAAAGAATGGATTATGTTCACATCTACTATATTAAAGTAACAAAATATCTTTCACCTGATAGTCAAACTGGTTCACTGGCCCCACTGCAAAATTATCGGGTGGTCCACCAAAGTTGTGATTGTTCTGGTTAAATATATGCCTGTTGTCAGGGGCAAATTCCCCACTGTCCTGACTGTTGCTGTCTTCAGAAGGAGGAACAATGTCCATTGGGCCTGGTGTTGGTGGCATCCATGGCTGATCTGGAGGGGGGTGTGGGGGTTGGTGATGCATTCCCCATTCTATTTAGGATTTAGGCATAAAAACATTCAAGAGGGCGTTATAAAAGTATCAacaaatgttatttcttttttaagatctcaagaaagtaaaatttttttcagaGCTCTTTATGAACACACTTTATGACTTCTTGGTCAACTTTTTTACAATTTTCCATAtattacaaacatacacacacacaagtagggtgtcccaaaagtcagtgcagttttaagcaaAAAAAAGCACTGacttgattagagaggtgcaaatcaaaataactctgagataccacatcacacctatcggattggcaaacatgacagaacaggaagacgataaatgttggagaggatgtgagagaactggaacactaattaaCTGCTGGtggggctgtgagctgatccagccactctggagagcaatttggaactatgcccaaaggcttaCAAAAATATggacaccctttgacccaggaatattgcttctaggactttatccccaagagatcataaaaatgggaaagggtcccacatgtacaaaaatatttacagcagctctcttttgtggtggccaaaaactggaaatcaaggggatgtccatcaactggggaatggctaaataaattatggtatatgaatgtaatggaacactattgtgctataagaaatgatgaacaggaagacttcagagaggcctggaaagacttatgtgatctgagtctgagagaaaggaacagaaccagaagaactttgtgcacaggaatgaccacagtgtgcgagagttttttctggcacagttgcaatgcaaggacttaaaaaaattcccaatggtcttttaaggcaaaatgccttccacatccagagaaagaactatagaattcaattgcagaatgtagcagatcatttttttgggtgtattacattttggtttgttatatgatttctcccactcattttaattcttctatacagcatgactatagtgaaaatgtatttaataggaatgtacgtgtggaacctatttaaaattgtatggtgttttggggagggaagggggggaaaatctaagttacatggtagtgattgtagaatacggaaaataaataacattaattaaaaaaaaaaaagcactgacttttgggataccctgcgtatgaaaacacacacacacatgtgtatatgtatgtatgtacttatcTATATTTATAGAGGTATGTATGTGACTGTGAAAAAAAGGAACTAGCCCTTGTTAATATACACCCAATATAAAATATCGTAAGATTCAAGATAAATTTATTCTCTAGGCCTTAATACATAATCTGAatgcattaataataataacttcacCCAAATGCTAAACTTACACAAATGAAAACCAAATGCCTGCCTAAACATTCTCTTAAATGtaatgatcaaatataaaacaatttcttTAGTGCTGAATTTCctaatcagtttttttttaagcaatagcACCATGAAAAATGGTATTTTAATggtatataaaaaataaatttgcagaAATTCTTCCATGAAAAACattaatcctcacaacatccctgtgaggtaggggtaggggacaaataCCCCCAATTTACTtagagaaaaactgaggcacacagtttCCTATCTAAAGGTCACAAAGTAAATTACTGTTAGAATTGGGGGTATGAGGGTAGGGAAGTCATAGGCTGCATAGTTTTTAGAAGTTTAGACTCAAagccaaaacatttttaaacttgGGGGGAAACTGGTAACGATTCACAGCTATATTTGAATAAGACAAACTAAAACCATTATATGGCATCAGAGACTGGGGAGTTTATACATAATACTACTTttttgggtgggagggaggggggaatataACATCCTATAAGACATGCAGTCTTTCAAATAAAAAGCTTGTTCACCCAACACAAGCGTGAATGATTTGATTGTTAGCAGAACTGAATCTGGAAGATTTACTCTGTATTAATGAAAATCATTAATGGAAATAACTATACAAACCATTAAAAGTAAAATGGTGCACTGATATCAAGCAATCCAAATTACATAAATAATTTGACACCTACTGAGAAGtttaaaaaaaccataaaaaaaaccATGGAAGGATATCACTAtttgaaaagagaggagaaaatggtgTGTGGAGAATAGGGACAATAGTATTTTGACAAAGCAAACTGCTCTTTTAGGATCATTACAGTGACACCATTTTTCTTTAACTAGAGGCTGGACATGTTTTGCTCTGCCAGTGCTGCTTCTGAAAAGGCCAGAGGTTGAAACAGAGAGGCACTAAGTGCTCTTTTCCCTAGATGCCAAGTGAGGTTTCCACAGTGTTCCCAGCCCCTGTCAGCCTAGGaatgaagaatcaagaaaagaatcAAATTCTGAGTGGCACATACTAAGCAGGCTGAGCACAGAATAAGTTCAACCATAAAATGTATAGGCCAAATCAAACCGAAatgaattcttttaaaagaaacattcattttcaagaagtcataaaataagttaattaaatcattttaatccaacttttatattttaaaaataatactctAACACTAAATTACATGGAAAactcctatttttataaaaagaacaaaCCTGGTTGCCACATTCGGTTAAAATTTGTATCTCCTTGAAAATTCCCATGGTTGTTTGGACCAGATTCTATTGCCGATATGTCTTGTCCATTTGGCATTATTCCGG
The DNA window shown above is from Notamacropus eugenii isolate mMacEug1 chromosome 2, mMacEug1.pri_v2, whole genome shotgun sequence and carries:
- the PNISR gene encoding arginine/serine-rich protein PNISR isoform X4; this encodes MWDQGGQPWQQWPLNQQQWMQSFQHQQDPSQIDWAALAQAWIAQREASGQQNVVEQPPGIMPNGQDISAIESGPNNHGNFQGDTNFNRMWQPEWGMHHQPPHPPPDQPWMPPTPGPMDIVPPSEDSNSQDSGEFAPDNRHIFNQNNHNFGGPPDNFAVGPVNQFDYQHGAAFGPPQGGFHPPYWQPGPPGPPAPPQSRRERPSFRDRQRSPIALPVKQEPPQIDAVKRRTLPAWIREGLEKMEREKQKKLEKERMEQQRSQLSKKEKKSSEEAEGGDGPRLPQRSKFDSDEDDDDAENIEAASSGKMTRSPSPVPQEEQSEPEMTEEEKEYQMMLLTKMLLTEILLDVTDEEIYYVAKDAHRKATKAPAKQLAQSSALASLTGLGKYFPYF
- the PNISR gene encoding arginine/serine-rich protein PNISR isoform X3, producing MWDQGGQPWQQWPLNQQQWMQSFQHQQDPSQIDWAALAQAWIAQREASGQQNVVEQPPGIMPNGQDISAIESGPNNHGNFQGDTNFNRMWQPEWGMHHQPPHPPPDQPWMPPTPGPMDIVPPSEDSNSQDSGEFAPDNRHIFNQNNHNFGGPPDNFAVGPVNQFDYQHGAAFGPPQGGFHPPYWQPGPPGPPAPPQSRRERPSFRDRQRSPIALPVKQEPPQIDAVKRRTLPAWIREGLEKMEREKQKKLEKERMEQQRSQLSKKEKKSSEEAEGGDGPRLPQRSKFDSDEDDDDAENIEAASSGKMTRSPSPVPQEEQSEPEMTEEEKEYQMMLLTKMLLTEILLDVTDEEIYYVAKDAHRKATKGICGVFFCCCFYYPMFGYFILAWFFFLKSLNF
- the PNISR gene encoding arginine/serine-rich protein PNISR isoform X5; translation: MWDQGGQPWQQWPLNQQQWMQSFQHQQDPSQIDWAALAQAWIAQREASGQQNVVEQPPGIMPNGQDISAIESGPNNHGNFQGDTNFNRMWQPEWGMHHQPPHPPPDQPWMPPTPGPMDIVPPSEDSNSQDSGEFAPDNRHIFNQNNHNFGGPPDNFAVGPVNQFDYQMQ